In a single window of the Papaver somniferum cultivar HN1 chromosome 8, ASM357369v1, whole genome shotgun sequence genome:
- the LOC113305335 gene encoding uncharacterized protein LOC113305335, which yields MEKIISPYKAAYVSGRLISDNTVIAQEIIHSMKKKRGQIVWMGLKLDMSKAFERLEWSFLLKVLNYFGFSDDLCDLIHQCISTSTLSVLLNGSPSDEFKPTRGIRQGDPLSPYLFILAMEFLSRHLVAAQQHKTIQGIKENLTSVNNLPNLLNNFSTQSGQVINFEKSAVHFSKHTKPEVVDCLTNILGVKTMNSKENYLGSPLILGHSKQEAFKSVQESFEQRLSTYNSISLTQAGSSTMIKHVLNAVPTYQMGTFKLPNQLINKLTTIERHFFWVHKSNKDANPIAWLKICKSRDFGGLTFRDLEKLNLDLLTKMAWRICTESSNLMMQLTRKKYFRNGDILHQKIEAKNCSYSWNGIAIGMIIVQQNYFIEINNDRETKIWLDIWIPGMTSPPVPINELFRFYADVVELIIPGKNNWNITLLDQLFDNNTSARIQSMFLDVTKEDKMIWMPSKDGKFSVKSTYNKLTSWDGEVNVNGRIIQSVVWKALWKSGATHRVKLFIWKCIREINQTREKLEVYNIEQETQCGSCGTGACIGIKGSFTHGTLNPEEGECMAIRETLAWAKKKSYFKIQIEAYGKLVIQSLTGTTSLIQWENRNILKEIKHLSLCFSFCSFSFISRDHNQVADELAKSVRTSELDVELYDSFNANICSLLVKDIRNFDQ from the exons atggagaagatcatatctccaTATAAGGCAGCATATGTTTCAGGCAGATTAATTAGTGACAACACAGTAATAGCTCAAGAAATTATTCATTCTATGAAGAAAAAAAGGGGTCAAATAGTATGGATGGGACTTAAGCTGGATATGTCAAAAGCATTTGAAAGATTGGAGTGGAGCTTCCTTCTTAAAGTTcttaactattttgggtttagtGATGATTTATGTGACTTGATTCACCAGTGCATAAGTACTTCAACTCTTTCagttcttcttaatggttcacctagtgatgaattcAAGCCCACAAGAGGAATTAGACAAGGTGACCCTCTATCACCTTATCTATTTATTCTAGCTATGGAATTTCTCTCAAGACATCTAGTTGCAGCTCAACAACACAAAACTATTCAAGGTATTAAA GAAAATCTTACTTCTGTCAACAATCTCCCTAATCTACTCAACAACTTCAGCACTCAGTCGGGACAAGTTATAAACTTTGAGAAATCTGCAGTTCACTTCAGCAAGCATACAAAACCAGAAGTAGTAGACTGTCTCACTAATATACTTGGAGTTAAAACTATGAACTCTAAAGAAAATTATTTGGGTTCTCCATTAATCCTTGGGCATTCCAAACAAGAAGCTTTCAAGTCAGTACAAGAAAGTTTTGAGCAAAGGTTATCTACTTACAATTCAATCTCTCTCACTCAGGCAGGAAGTTCAACTATGATCAAGCATGTCTTAAATGCAGTCCCTACTTATCAAATGGGCACCTTCAAGCTTCCTAATCAACTCATTAATAAGCTTACTACCATAGAGAGACATTTCTTTTGGGTCCATAAATCTAATAAAGATGCTAACCCCATAGCTTGGCTCAAGATATGTAAATCAAGAGATTTTGGTGGACTGACTTTCAGAGATCTAGAAAAGCTTAATTTGGATCTGCTAACAAAGATGGCTTGGAGAATCTGTACTGAATCAAGTAATCTAATGATGCAGCTTACAAGAAAGAAATATTTTAGAAATGGGGATATCCTACATCAAAAGATTGAGGCTAAAAACTGCTCATATTCTTGGAATGGCATTGCTATAGGTATGATTATAGTTCAGCAAAATTACTTTATAGAAATCAATAATGATAGAGAAACCAAGATATGGCTGGACATATGGATACCAGGTATGACATCTCCACCAGTCCCAATTAATGAATTATTCAGATTTTATGCAGATGTTGTTGAACTTATTATTCCTGGTAAAAATAATTGGAACATTACTCTTTTAGACCAATTATTTGATAACAACACTTCTGCTAGAATTCAGAGTATGTTTCTTGATGTGACAAAGGAAGACAAGATGATATGGATGCCTTCAAAAGATGGTAAATTCTCTGTTAAGAGCACTTACAATAAGCTTACTAGCTGGGATGGAGAAGTTAATGTCAATGGAAGAATCATTCAATCTGTGGTTTGGAAAGCACTGTGGAAATCTGGAGCTACTCATAGAGTTAAGCTCTTCATTTGGAAATGTATTAGGGAGATTAACCAGACAAGGGAGAAACTGGAAGTCTATAATATAGAGCAGGAAACACAATGTGGTAGTTGTGGTACTG GTGCTTGTATAGGGATCAAAGGAAGTTTCACACATGGAACATTAAATCCAGAAGAAGGAGAATGTATGGCAATTCGTGAAACACTAGCATGGGCAAAGAAGAAATCTTACTTCAAAATCCAAATAGAGGCATATGGTAAACTGGTCATTCAATCTCTTACAGGCACCACTTCTTTAATTCAATGGGAAAACAGAAATATTTTGAAAGAGATTAAACATTTATCTTTATGTTTTAGTTTTTGTAGTTTTTCATTCATTAGCAGAGATCACAATCAAGTAGCAGATGAACTGGCTAAATCAGTTAGAACTTCAGAATTAGATGTTGAGCTTTATGACAGTTTCAATGCCAATATTTGTAGTCTTCTGGTGAAAGACATCCGTAATTTTGATCAATAA